In the Colletotrichum lupini chromosome 4, complete sequence genome, GCTGTTCCCAACCAGCGGTGGTTCAACCATGTGGGCAGAGTAATGCGATCTGAGGGAGGAGGATTCTGTCGCGGCGGCAGCAGCTGGGACGTCTACGGGCTTGCTAGGCGCATCGCGGACGACGTTCTTCGATTCTGGGGGCTTCGGCGGCGGGGCGGAGTTACTCGAGTTTGACGAGGGTGAGCCGGTGGTGAAGTTGGAAATCGGGATGGCTTGGAGAGGCCTGGGACCCTTTGTGGCCGTGGAACCTTGAGCCTGGGTAAGGGAAGGTTCAGGCGGGGCAGCAACTCGCTCGGCAGACCGGGGCGGGATGATGTGTTTGGACTCTCTcttgtggtggtggtgcttgGGAGAGTCCTGTGATGAGACAGGCGTGGCCGGCttggacgaggacgaggggTTGTTTCCCATTTTGTGTCGTTTCTTCTTTCAGATCCGCCCGTAGGGTAGGTATGGTGGGACACGACAGCGTGGTCTCGCTGCGTCCTGGGGGTTAGGTGGGCAGGCAGTCCGCAGTCCGCAGTCCTGGAGCCTGGCCAGACCAACCTAAGGTAAGTCCTggatctcttttttttcagGGTAAGCGGCGAGGTCGGGCGGACACACGGCAGGCGATGCGGGTTGCGGGATGGGTTACGGCAGCGATGCAGTGGAAAGCGCGAGGGCAGCGCTGCCCAGAAGAGCGCAATGCAGCGATACGGCGGGCAGTCACAATCGGGGGGTCGTCGGGACCCAATGTTTCCACGTCGGGCCAAGGTATCCGTAGCTGCTGCGACTGGAGTTTGTGCGATCCAGGTTAGGTAAGGCGTGGATTGCACGACGATACCTATGTAGCAAAGACGCGGGGTTGCGACTTAATTATCGCATTCTCGAAAGATTGAGTCAAGGCGGGTCGATGGCGACGACGGCGGGGGTCGGGGGTTGTTGAGCTCTGCAAGAAAAAGAATGAAGCGGAGATTCGCTGGTGATGGGGCGAGGATGTGCAGAATGAACACGGCAGGTTCGCTGCTTCGAAGATTGGATGAGAGGTTGAGTTAGGTAGTTCAATGCCAGGCGAAGTTGAGAGAGTGTGgaggggtggtggtggtggtgcgtTCCCACTTGGATTTGGGGGGTTCCAATCTAGTCGAAGCCAGATAAGCTCTACATGATTGGTACTCCATATCCCATATTGCGGACCATGGGGAACCAAGTACCGGCGGGCCTCCGCTTAGCCCATCACTGTACGAAGTACAACTCGCAGGCTGACCTGACCTGTCACCCTACCGGCCGGCCTTACCGTCATCTCTACAGTAGCTGGATTTCGGCTTACCTGTCAAATGACCTCTAGCGTGTAGTGGCATTTTATTGTCCGTCTTTTATTTGGCCCTTCATTGTAAAGTCAGGCTCTCTGTACTTCTCAGAAATCATGAGCCAAATCATCACAAAATGGGAATGATAAGGATGGCGTCTGCCTCGTCGGCACCTCCAGCTGGTCAGTGCGCGCAGGCTTAAATTGCATCCTCCTCCCCTCGGCCTGATGAATCCAAGCTCCGTACCTCTGAAAGCGGCCGTCCGACTATCTTTCCTTGCCTGCTCGCCAATGCTGACCTGAAGGAGCCGGTGCTTCCTTCCAAATTCGGGCTGGAGCTTAATAACCCAACTTTTGTTGCAGGTACCTTACCAACACAACTCTCTGCCGTTCTCACAACTGGCCCACGCACCGTGGCACATCAACATCAACCCCCGAATTTCTGAACGAAAAGGCTGGCTGGAATGTGACCGGCCTCACATCGCGGAGTAAACACCCGTGTCACGAACCCACCGCCCTTCGATTTTAAGCTTCATCTCTCCTCAGTCAACTCTTACCTCCGCTCTTTCAACAACCTCACAGGCCATCGTAATCTTACCAAATTGCCATGCCGGGAGATCAAAAAGTGATACTCTTCTCTTCAGCTATAGCTTACACTGAGCTACCCCTGTAACGCTACGTCAATCGAAGTACCACAATCACGAGGCCTTCTCTTCACACCTCACGTCATGGCACTGCTGTCATACGCCTCTGGCGTGTTTACCATCGCGACATGGCCTGCAAGAATAGTTTGGAAGCCTGTGGCATTCTTCATCAACGTGATCCTCATACTACTATCGCCCCTATTACTCATGGCAACATTTGTATTGGGATGGTGCCAATCTGTCATCGACTTCATAGCTAGTCTCCAGGTAAGCAGACCCTCCTCCATCCTCCCTTGAAACGCATGTGATTGACGGCATCGCTAACTTGCATAACACAGCCCCTTTATACCTTTGTGAGATCTCTGCCTTACCTACCCAAATATTAGACTGCTGATATATTAACCTTTCCCTTAGTTGGCCTGCGGTGCGTGCATTGGCATCTTGGCTGGCCTGACTATGGCTTGCACATCCGGCATCATCACCTCTGTCCTCGGCATGCATGATGAGAGGTCTAGTTCTTTCTCAACAACACCAATGCCGGGAACACCATTGTCAGAGCGGCCCGGGACTGGTAAAACAGAAGACTCATCATCCTACGAGACTGATTGGCAGCTGTTGAACAAGCCGCCCCCAAAAAGACGGAGGCGAACTCCCGGGCTTTGGTCGCAAACGATTCATGAGGAGGACGACGATGATTCAGAGATTTGACTTTGTAATTCGGCCTTTCTTCATATAAACCACTACTGCTGGGAAGGGAAGCATTCATTACCGGGGAATCAATTGTATACCAGCCTTGCTTGGAATTATGCTCCCACCCCCAAACGCCTGTCCCAGTGCTTCGCCGAGCTGTCCTGCCATTCGATATTATACTGTCTTTTGTACAGGCCGCAATCTCATCTGCGGTACGCCTCCCGTTCCCGCATGGGAGAGCGGCTACGGCTGCGCGTCCGGCGATCCCAGTCTCGCTCGTGCCATCGCTCATCTCTACTATTGCGGCGTCGGTCGCGAGGAGGCCGGTCGTCTCTATGTCGTGGAGGAACATCGTCTCTGTAGCTCGGGATATACGTGTCTACGTCAggacctcttcctcctcgacTTCTCGGCCTCCTATCTCTGTCTCTGTCCCGGTAGTCATCGCGGGGTGGCATAGGGCCGCCGTTAGCATACTCGGGTGGGGGCGGTCGCGGAGGTAAGCCTCTGTTGTCGCGCTGCCAAGCTGGTCGGCGTTCATCGCCGCCGTTCCTGTGACCTCCGGGTACATTGGCATTCCGACCGTTTACGCCATTGCGGTTGCTGTAAGCATCGGTATTGTTGAAACCGGCATTCGCGCCGTGCGCCTCGGGGCCCATGCCCACCGTGCCTCCCTTGGGCGCTGGTGGGAGTTTTGCCTGACGATCGTGGAACTTTCGCCTGTCTAGTTCGTGACTGTCCTCGAAGGTGGGTAGGTCTCCAGGTTCAGCTGGCATGGGAGCCATTTTGAAGTATGGATGGTTGAGCGCATCGGCGGCGTTTATGCGACTTTTCCAGTCGAGTCTGAGAAGCTCCTTAAGCAAAGAGACTGCTCCGGTTCCGTACTCTCTGAACTTGTTGGTAATGCTACCAGGCCGAGGGCGTGGGGTCACTGCTTCAGCACCAGGAAGAGTGTTGAAAAGGGGCATGTTTTCCGGCGTGGGCGACCCCATCAGATCCCAAATTATGTCGAGCTGGTGTGTATCGCTCTCACCAGCTAGAATCGGCTTTCCAACAAGCATTTCGCCAAAGACACAGCTGACAAATCATTAGTGCCGGGTGCCAAAGATGCGCCGATTCTGACACTTACCCAACACCCCAAACGTCAATAGCGGTTGTGTATCTTTTCAGGTGAAGCAGCAATTCCGGGGGTCTGTACCACCGAGTGACGACAAGGCCGGTGTATTCCCTTTTCCCCTCTCCTGCCCCATGTCCAGGCTTGGGCGTGGGCCCTTCGTAGTGTCTTGCCAGACCGAAATCGGCAATCTGGAGGATGCCTTTGTTGTTGATGAGAAGATTGGCAGCCTTCATGTCTCGATGTAGGATATGTTGGTCGTGCAGATATCGCAATCCCTCGAGGAGCTGCAGCATGTAACATTTGATCTGCGGTTCGGTGAAATGAACGGAAGGGTTGTCGAGAAGGCCCGACAAGTCGTGATCCATGTACGGGGTTGCCATGTACATAATTGGGCGCTTGCGCTTGTCGCCTGTCACAATTCGGGTCAGGAATTGCTGCTGGCGAATTGGGTAGTTGAGCATGAGCGACTTACTGGCTCTCTGAGGGTGCTCCACAGCCATGTCCACCAGCTGCAGGACATTTTTGTGAGAGAGCAGTTTCAGAAGTTTGATTTCTCGCAATGCCGTGATGGGGAACTGTCGAACATCGGTAAGTAGATACGCTGACTATCTGGCAACGGGGATCACACGTACGCCATCCTTTTCGTGGTGCATGATGATCTTTTTGACGGCGACATGAGCGTTGGTCTTGCGAGATCTCGCATGGTGAACTTCACTGCGGAGAACATCAGTAACACGACCAGAGAAGTGAGGTCTGGAAGAGGACTAACCCGAAAGTACCCTCACCCAACTTCCCGAGGAGTTCGTAGTCGGAGATTCGTGAACATCCCTGGAAACTGGCCCGAGGACGCTGGTGCTGCATCGCAAAAGCCCGAGGCGACAAGCCTCCGTTGGGCGCACTGGAATCCATGATGGATGCAAAGCGCGGCGAGATGCGCCTGTCGCGTGAAAGACTGGCTTGCTCAATCGGACGTTCTGGTGACAGATGGGGTCAAGGGCGAACGACAACTAAACAGGTCGCATTGCTAGCGGTGGCCAGGTTTTCGCGGAGATAATCGTAGCCGACATATACTGATGCTAGAGTTAAGTATTTTCCGTCGATAGCAAAGAGCTTCTGTAGTTGTTAGATTTCACCTGCCCAGATGGCTGAGGATGGGTTGGTGTTTGGGCGGTGTCTGTGGCAGAATCTCAATCAAGTTCCAGATTGGCGATGATGGAACTCAGGTCGCGGAAAATCCCTGGTCCTGCATTGTGGGTCCTGCCGAGCGTGTCGGCCGTGTCCAACCTACctaaggtacggagtaccatGGACGAGAAAAAAGGAACGTAGGTACCTGAGCATTCGGTTGAAAAAAGGTGGCAGGTTCATTTTGGCCTAGTCCACGCACGTGCGTCATCGTCCGAAGGTAACGGGAAGTTCTGCAAGCAAACTTGTCGCATTTTTTTAGGCTGATCTCAATTCGCCATCAAGCAAATGCCAGATCTAATTCCATCCTGGGCCGAACTTGGCACAACAAGAAATATCGACAACCACCGCAGAACTCTGATCAGCCTCTGCCTGAGTACGAATAGGCACTCTACGCTCCCACACGAATTTCGCAGTGGTCAGCGACTCACACCCTCGTCGAGTCTAGCCAGCCATGCCTGGTTCCTTGAAATGGTCACGCCGCTGTCGTGGCCGTTctgttacttaattattaccCCTCCAAAACTCTGCCCGCCATCCGCTATCGGCTTTTGTCCCATCAACTCTGCCCCGCGATACTTGGCTCTACTCGGGTTTTCGCCCAAGGTTTGCGACAACTTTTTGGCTTATCGCGATAAGACATACCGTCAAGTGCGAGGGGCAATGTCTGGTCTTTGCCCGCATTCCCTTGTCCCTCCTTATCTAAGGCTTCGGCAAGCAGCCAAACCCAATGTCAGCCAGCTCTTGTTAGGTTCATCCAGGCTGTTGCCGTATACCGGACACCAAGGGCTCTTCTGACTGCCTTTAAATTGTTGATGTATGCCACAAATGACTTGATTGACTCGCCATCCGTCTCCACTCGCTTGCTTTCATCATCCATCACTGCCCGCTCGTCACAGTCTCTCACAGTCTCCTCCATCCGACAAAATTTACAAAATTTTACACCACCCGTGCGTGACACTGGCCAACTGTTTTCGCCTCGCTCTCCATACAAAAGCTCTTGCCCCTCCATTACCCCGTGCCCCTCAATTTACTATACCCATCTGTGGAGGCTTCAGTACGTGATAAAGTCTGGACCTGGACGACACCCAACTTTCCCTCACTCATTGCTGTTCGCTACGTAACACAACTCGAACTCGGCATCACCGGTACACCGACATAATGGCTTTCGAACCTACCGCCGAGAGACTCCTGCCGGCGTCCAACTACCCGGAGTCTCGAGTCCTCATTATCATGACGGGCGGAACCATCTGCATGCAGCCTACCGCCGATGGACTCCAGCCCATTGGAGGTTTCTTGAAGGATGCCATGGCTCCGCGGCCCTCATTCAACGACAAGTCCTCTCCTCCTGGTAGGTTTTTCTGAAAGACAGCACGTCCCAAGGAAATACAAAAGTCAAGAAATGAGTACTTGTCTGCCTGCCTTCTTCGCATGTTGAAAATCCTGGTCCGTTCTCACGAAGACTTCTTGTAAATGTTGAGGACATATTTCCCCGAACCGCGGCTGGACTGGAGCACCAATTGCCCAAAATAACTAGTATCTGTAATGAGTCTTACTGACGATGCGTAGTCCAACTTGAGGCCGTCAAAGATGGGAAAAGAATCATGATCGACAGTTTGAGAACACCACCGAGTGCTTACTCCCGTCACATCCGCTACGGCGTGCTGGAATTCAACCCTCTGCTGGACTCTAGCTCCATCTCAGCGGAAGGCTGGACGGAAATTGCCCAGACCATCAGGGAAAACTACCGCCTTTTTGACGGATTCGTCGTCTTGCACGGAACCGACTCTCTTTCGTACACGGCATCGGCTCTGTCATTCATGCTCTCTGATCTGGGAAAGCCGGTCATCCTCACCGGTTCCCAGGCCTCCATTTTTGCTCTCCAGTCCGACGCCGTCGACAATCTCCTCGGTTCGCTCATCATCGCAGGAACCTTTGTCATCCCCGAAGTCGGTCTTTTCTTCCATCACAAGCTGTTCCGCGGCAACAGAACCAGCAAGGTCTCATCTGCCGCTTTCGAGGCCTTTGCTAGCCCCAACTGCGAGCCACTGGCCAAGGTGAACGGACTTGGTATTGACGTGAACTGGCCCATTGTGTTGAGGCCCACTAGAATCGCCGAGCTCCAGGTCACGAAGCACCTCGACACAGCTCACGTTGCCTGTCTTCGAGTGTTCCCTGGCATCAGGCCAGAGA is a window encoding:
- a CDS encoding asparaginase; translated protein: MAFEPTAERLLPASNYPESRVLIIMTGGTICMQPTADGLQPIGGFLKDAMAPRPSFNDKSSPPVQLEAVKDGKRIMIDSLRTPPSAYSRHIRYGVLEFNPLLDSSSISAEGWTEIAQTIRENYRLFDGFVVLHGTDSLSYTASALSFMLSDLGKPVILTGSQASIFALQSDAVDNLLGSLIIAGTFVIPEVGLFFHHKLFRGNRTSKVSSAAFEAFASPNCEPLAKVNGLGIDVNWPIVLRPTRIAELQVTKHLDTAHVACLRVFPGIRPEMLDSVLRVPDLRGLILETFGMGNAPSGIDGSLTKVIKAAVDRGVIVVNVSQCMSGFVSPVYGPGTELGRAGVIFGLDLTAEAALTKLSYLLAIPSLSTAQVSARMSQSLRGEMTEMALPVFSHPSGSLDSVVARLTASESAFTVLGYAIRNGDVRTVKEILDNDAQHELLKAADYAGNTTVHLAAVGPNIDILREVLTRGASVHSRNLANNTPLYLAEKMGKEKCVQLLKETGAHLWSEEEAILDSVHASASGGVQK